From Streptomyces asiaticus, one genomic window encodes:
- a CDS encoding GMC family oxidoreductase yields MTPTVEADWVVVGGGSAGSVLAARLSEDPASEVVLLEAGRDWRSADAPPQLRSMNGWRALDETACAEFQWPGLTSRRSRAQAPRPHVRGRGLGGSSSVNGMIAFRAMPDDYDRWAAYGCPGWSYADMLPYLRRMESDADFGDRPHHGDHGPIPVQRLGREDWGPADHALAEAALGHGHAWCDDHNGPAGTGVSPYAISSRDGARVTTNDGYLEPARQRPNLRVFGCATVDTVLVEGGRAVGVRLRRGNDWTEVRAQHVVLCAGAVHSPAILLRSGIGPDGPVAALPVGEGMQEHPLALFWLYARPGKHPAVDARQTNCCLRYSSGLEGTGENDMMIASVNQTLALPDPGDSHLVAEGTGGTWGGAGGGHTAGGPGLLCLWANQQFSRGVLRLASADPDVHPVMDQDLLSHPADLVRMRDGVKHCVELLRSGPFDTAFEHIAIDIAGRGLDALSDDATVDRWLMETIGDTGHICGTCRMGAPDDPRAVVDPSGRVIGVDGLWVADASVFPEVPRANTNLPTIAAAERLSDLIRGRLAGPIAGESAVTPA; encoded by the coding sequence ATGACGCCGACAGTGGAGGCCGACTGGGTGGTCGTCGGTGGTGGCAGTGCCGGGAGCGTGCTGGCGGCGCGTCTGAGCGAGGATCCGGCCAGCGAGGTCGTGCTGCTGGAGGCGGGGCGCGACTGGCGGTCCGCCGACGCTCCACCGCAGTTGCGCAGCATGAACGGCTGGCGGGCGTTGGACGAGACGGCCTGCGCGGAGTTCCAGTGGCCGGGTCTTACGTCACGGCGCAGCCGCGCCCAGGCGCCGCGGCCGCATGTGCGCGGACGGGGCCTCGGCGGATCGTCGTCGGTCAACGGCATGATCGCCTTCCGGGCCATGCCGGACGACTACGACCGGTGGGCGGCGTACGGCTGTCCCGGCTGGTCGTACGCGGACATGCTGCCGTACCTGCGACGCATGGAGAGCGACGCGGACTTCGGCGACCGCCCTCACCACGGCGATCACGGACCCATACCGGTGCAGCGGCTCGGCCGCGAGGACTGGGGCCCTGCCGATCACGCGCTCGCCGAGGCCGCGCTGGGACATGGCCATGCCTGGTGCGACGACCACAACGGGCCGGCGGGGACCGGCGTCTCGCCGTACGCCATCAGCTCCCGCGACGGTGCGCGGGTCACGACCAACGACGGTTACCTCGAGCCGGCCCGACAGCGCCCCAACCTGAGGGTGTTCGGCTGCGCGACGGTGGACACGGTGCTCGTCGAGGGCGGCAGGGCCGTGGGGGTGCGGCTGCGCCGGGGGAACGACTGGACGGAAGTCCGTGCCCAGCACGTTGTCCTCTGCGCCGGAGCGGTGCACTCTCCGGCGATCCTGCTGCGGTCCGGTATCGGGCCGGACGGCCCGGTGGCGGCGCTCCCGGTCGGTGAGGGGATGCAGGAACATCCTCTGGCGCTGTTCTGGCTGTACGCCCGGCCCGGGAAGCATCCCGCTGTCGATGCCCGGCAGACCAACTGCTGTCTGCGCTACTCCTCCGGACTGGAGGGAACGGGTGAGAACGACATGATGATCGCCTCGGTCAATCAGACGCTCGCCCTGCCGGACCCCGGCGACTCGCATCTCGTCGCGGAAGGCACCGGCGGAACCTGGGGCGGCGCAGGCGGCGGCCACACCGCGGGCGGTCCCGGCCTGCTCTGTCTCTGGGCGAACCAGCAGTTCTCGCGCGGCGTGCTGCGCCTGGCCTCCGCGGATCCCGACGTGCATCCGGTGATGGACCAGGATCTGCTGAGCCACCCCGCGGACCTCGTCCGGATGCGTGACGGCGTCAAACACTGCGTGGAGTTGCTGCGCAGCGGACCGTTCGACACCGCCTTCGAACACATTGCCATCGACATCGCCGGCCGGGGCCTCGACGCGCTGTCCGACGACGCGACGGTCGACCGTTGGCTGATGGAGACCATCGGCGACACCGGCCACATCTGCGGAACCTGCCGCATGGGCGCGCCCGACGACCCCCGTGCGGTGGTCGATCCGTCCGGCCGCGTCATCGGCGTCGACGGACTCTGGGTCGCCGACGCCTCCGTGTTCCCGGAAGTGCCGCGGGCCAACACGAACCTGCCGACCATCGCAGCCGCGGAACGGCTGTCGGACCTCATCCGCGGACGCCTCGCCGGTCCCATCGCGGGCGAGAGCGCCGTCACCCCGGCGTAG
- a CDS encoding FAD-dependent monooxygenase translates to MNTTPRIAIVGGGPGGLTLARILQANGIDAVVYERESADAAHGQGGALYLHPEYGLHALREAGLENDFWAQARPRGLDMKILGKDATVRPQDVTPEGDTGRPEIDRHALRAMLLDGLAPGSVRWGHSLATVTALGGGRHELHFEGGAVESCDLLVGADGIWSRVRPTLTEAEPVYAGISCIEIGVPEAHRTQPALAAVVGSGNMFALQEDKGMMAQRAADGRLRIHIAFRVPEDWLTTNGIPCDRPERARAAILEHFTDWAPQLTDLVRHCDDTMVPRRLYGLPTGTSWPTTPGRTLLGDAAHGMVSFCWGVNLAMRDAADLARAVIGAGDDLTAAIAGYEKTMRERAAAMAKELEEIPDEGTDPHGVRNLGDFFRRMAAHGRRGSRPVSSAERSLPPVVADRPARIDLNLLVPLSALLSERSVTRAAERVSVSQPAMSTALAKLRRHYNDPLLVRAGQAMVLTPLAESLVDPVKELLGGMYGVLDRTEEFDPATSTRTFNLVADDYVAIVMLRPLLSKLSEVAPDVRVSVTGVHTGMFDRLRRGQSDLLIWPPNVLAGELTSFSRGDLPPDELVAVVDGDHPDVGPSMSREELAELPGIGIGSQATPMSEFTFGEGGLSGRTVAMSDTFVGAACLVSGTRMVAVIPRRLFERLGHAMGLRAVPLEPVGELTEAMYWDPRHTADPAHRWLRERIQEMAARL, encoded by the coding sequence ATGAACACCACCCCCCGCATCGCGATCGTCGGCGGTGGCCCAGGCGGCCTCACCCTCGCGCGCATTCTTCAGGCCAACGGAATCGACGCGGTCGTGTACGAACGCGAGTCCGCCGACGCCGCCCACGGCCAGGGCGGCGCCCTCTACCTGCACCCCGAATACGGCCTGCACGCACTGCGCGAGGCGGGGCTGGAGAACGACTTCTGGGCCCAGGCCCGCCCCAGGGGTCTGGATATGAAGATCCTCGGGAAGGACGCCACGGTCCGTCCCCAGGACGTCACCCCCGAAGGGGACACGGGCCGGCCGGAGATCGATCGCCACGCCCTGCGCGCCATGCTCCTCGACGGTCTGGCCCCCGGCAGCGTTCGCTGGGGCCACAGCCTCGCCACCGTCACCGCCCTGGGGGGTGGCCGCCACGAGCTCCACTTCGAGGGCGGTGCGGTGGAGAGCTGCGACCTGCTCGTCGGAGCGGACGGCATCTGGTCCCGCGTCCGCCCGACGCTCACCGAGGCCGAGCCGGTGTACGCCGGGATCAGCTGCATCGAGATCGGTGTTCCCGAGGCCCACCGCACCCAGCCGGCGCTGGCCGCAGTCGTGGGCAGCGGCAACATGTTCGCGCTCCAGGAGGACAAGGGCATGATGGCGCAGCGCGCCGCCGATGGCCGCCTGCGCATCCACATCGCCTTCCGTGTTCCCGAGGACTGGCTGACCACGAACGGCATTCCCTGCGACCGGCCCGAGCGGGCACGCGCCGCGATCCTGGAACACTTCACCGACTGGGCCCCGCAACTGACGGACCTCGTCCGGCACTGCGATGACACGATGGTGCCCCGTCGCCTCTACGGCCTTCCCACCGGCACCAGTTGGCCCACCACACCGGGCCGCACCCTGCTCGGTGACGCCGCCCACGGCATGGTGTCGTTCTGCTGGGGCGTCAATCTCGCCATGCGGGATGCCGCCGACCTTGCCCGAGCCGTCATCGGGGCCGGTGACGACCTTACGGCTGCGATCGCCGGGTACGAGAAGACGATGCGTGAGCGTGCGGCGGCCATGGCCAAGGAGCTGGAGGAAATCCCCGATGAGGGGACCGATCCGCACGGAGTGCGGAATCTCGGCGACTTCTTCCGGCGGATGGCCGCCCATGGGCGGCGGGGGAGCCGGCCGGTGTCCTCGGCCGAGCGGAGCCTGCCGCCCGTCGTGGCGGATCGGCCCGCCAGGATCGACCTGAACCTTCTGGTCCCGCTGAGTGCGCTCCTTTCGGAGCGGAGTGTCACCAGGGCCGCCGAGCGGGTCTCCGTGAGCCAGCCCGCGATGAGCACGGCACTCGCGAAGCTGCGGCGGCACTACAACGATCCGCTGCTGGTCAGGGCCGGGCAGGCGATGGTCCTCACACCGCTCGCGGAGTCACTGGTCGACCCGGTCAAGGAGCTTCTGGGCGGGATGTACGGGGTCCTGGACCGCACGGAGGAGTTCGATCCGGCCACCAGCACCCGGACCTTCAACCTGGTCGCCGACGACTACGTGGCCATAGTGATGCTGCGTCCGTTGCTCAGCAAGCTCAGCGAGGTGGCCCCGGATGTGCGGGTGAGCGTCACCGGGGTGCACACCGGCATGTTCGACCGGTTACGCCGTGGACAGTCCGATCTGCTGATCTGGCCGCCGAACGTGCTGGCCGGCGAGCTGACGTCGTTCTCCCGCGGCGATCTCCCCCCGGACGAGCTGGTCGCCGTCGTCGACGGTGACCATCCCGATGTGGGCCCGAGCATGAGCCGGGAGGAACTGGCCGAGCTGCCCGGTATCGGGATCGGCTCGCAGGCCACGCCGATGTCGGAGTTCACCTTCGGCGAAGGCGGCCTGTCCGGCCGGACGGTGGCGATGAGCGACACCTTTGTCGGCGCGGCCTGCCTTGTGTCCGGCACCCGGATGGTCGCGGTGATTCCCCGGCGGCTCTTCGAGCGGCTGGGGCATGCGATGGGCCTGCGTGCCGTGCCCCTGGAGCCGGTGGGGGAGCTGACGGAGGCGATGTACTGGGATCCCAGGCACACCGCGGATCCGGCGCACCGGTGGCTGCGCGAGCGTATCCAGGAGATGGCGGCACGGTTGTGA
- a CDS encoding cytochrome P450 yields MSDPLAGSPTEATASAPAYPMPRATGCPFDPPPALKAMQRKGPLTRVRTVGGSTPWLVTGYADLRALSLDPKISADNTRPGYPQTVPSDGEDALSFIVMDNPEHARLRRMVTAPFTAKKVEKLRPSVQRIVDGLIDDMLAGPTPVDLVEVFALPVPSLVICELLGIPYSDHDFFGENTHIIARRSTSPEDRTSALARLTDYLGDLMGQKLAHPADDLLSGLVPRVQAGELTRQDAAQMGVLLLLAGHETSANMIALGTLALMEHPEQLALLRESDDPTFIAAAVEELLRYLTVVQDRPRVAREDIEIGGQLVRAGEGLFMSYDMANRDPEKFPDPDRLDLRRDARRHVAFGHGAHQCLGQTLARIELQVVFGTLYRRIPTLEVAAPLEKIPFKHDALIYGVHELPVTW; encoded by the coding sequence ATGTCCGACCCCCTGGCCGGAAGCCCGACCGAGGCGACCGCGTCGGCCCCTGCATACCCGATGCCCAGGGCGACGGGCTGCCCATTCGACCCGCCCCCGGCGCTCAAAGCGATGCAGCGGAAAGGGCCCCTCACCAGGGTTCGCACCGTGGGCGGCAGTACCCCCTGGCTGGTGACCGGCTATGCCGATCTGCGTGCCCTGTCCCTCGATCCGAAGATCAGTGCCGACAACACTCGGCCCGGATACCCGCAGACCGTTCCCAGCGACGGCGAGGACGCCCTCAGCTTCATCGTGATGGACAACCCCGAACACGCTCGGCTGCGACGCATGGTGACCGCGCCGTTCACGGCGAAGAAGGTGGAGAAGCTGCGGCCCTCCGTGCAGAGGATCGTGGACGGCCTGATCGACGACATGCTCGCCGGGCCCACCCCGGTCGACCTGGTGGAAGTGTTCGCGCTGCCCGTGCCGTCGCTGGTGATCTGCGAGCTGCTCGGTATCCCCTACTCCGACCACGATTTCTTCGGAGAGAACACCCACATCATAGCCAGGCGGTCGACGTCCCCCGAGGACCGGACGTCCGCCCTGGCCAGGCTGACCGACTACCTCGGCGACCTGATGGGGCAGAAGCTGGCCCACCCCGCCGACGACCTGCTCTCCGGTCTTGTGCCCAGGGTCCAGGCGGGCGAGCTGACCCGGCAGGACGCCGCCCAGATGGGCGTCTTGCTGCTGCTCGCCGGGCACGAGACCTCCGCCAACATGATCGCGCTCGGCACGCTCGCCCTCATGGAACACCCCGAGCAACTCGCCCTGCTGCGAGAGTCCGACGACCCGACGTTCATCGCGGCGGCCGTGGAAGAACTGCTGCGCTATCTGACCGTCGTCCAGGACCGTCCTCGGGTGGCGCGGGAGGACATCGAGATCGGCGGGCAACTGGTCCGGGCCGGCGAGGGCCTGTTCATGTCCTACGACATGGCCAACCGCGACCCGGAGAAATTCCCCGACCCCGACCGCCTGGACCTCCGCCGTGACGCCCGCCGCCACGTCGCCTTCGGCCATGGGGCGCACCAGTGCCTCGGTCAAACGCTGGCCCGGATCGAGCTCCAGGTCGTCTTCGGCACCCTGTACCGCCGCATCCCCACATTGGAGGTCGCAGCGCCGCTCGAGAAGATCCCCTTCAAGCACGACGCGCTGATCTACGGCGTGCACGAACTGCCCGTCACCTGGTGA
- a CDS encoding NADP-dependent oxidoreductase, protein MRRTGREIRVRTYPAGSVSQDDFEVVEVAVPRPGPGQVLVRNTWTSVDPGLRLRLRPDAPSGYFTAFALGRAMDGIMTVGEVVESRAEGFAPGDAVWHAQGWREYAVVDAGAEQLGGLGTLTRLDVDECEPQWYLGPLGGMGLTAYAGLYVVDALRGGETVWVSAAAGAVGSLAVQIARLMGNRVVASAGTDDKVDWLRDRLGADAFNYRAGNIEARLGDIAPDGIDVYFDSVGGTHLEAALSQLRRGGRVAMCGSISEYESGSAGPRNLFLAVSKDLTLRGFRGSSNLHLMGQMRRRMTEWLRSGELDYRETVFAGLESAPHALTEMIAGRTAGKTLVSLG, encoded by the coding sequence ATGAGGCGGACCGGACGGGAGATCCGGGTCAGGACGTACCCGGCCGGCAGCGTCAGCCAGGACGACTTCGAGGTGGTCGAGGTCGCTGTGCCCCGGCCCGGGCCGGGGCAGGTGCTCGTACGCAACACCTGGACATCGGTGGACCCCGGCCTTCGGCTGCGGCTACGTCCCGACGCGCCCTCCGGCTATTTCACCGCCTTCGCTCTCGGCCGCGCCATGGACGGCATCATGACAGTGGGGGAGGTGGTGGAGTCCCGGGCCGAGGGCTTCGCCCCGGGCGACGCGGTGTGGCACGCCCAGGGCTGGCGCGAGTACGCCGTCGTGGACGCGGGTGCCGAGCAGCTCGGCGGACTCGGCACTCTGACACGCCTGGACGTCGATGAATGCGAGCCGCAGTGGTATCTCGGCCCGCTGGGCGGTATGGGTTTGACGGCCTACGCCGGTCTGTACGTCGTTGACGCGCTACGAGGTGGGGAAACGGTCTGGGTCTCGGCGGCTGCGGGGGCGGTGGGCAGCTTGGCCGTGCAGATCGCACGGCTCATGGGCAACCGGGTAGTCGCCAGCGCGGGCACCGACGACAAGGTCGACTGGCTGCGCGACCGCTTGGGCGCCGACGCCTTCAACTACCGGGCGGGGAACATCGAGGCGAGGCTGGGCGACATCGCGCCCGACGGAATCGACGTCTATTTCGACTCCGTCGGGGGGACCCACCTCGAGGCCGCCCTGTCGCAGCTGAGGAGGGGTGGGCGCGTAGCGATGTGTGGCTCGATCTCGGAGTACGAGTCCGGCTCGGCCGGGCCGCGGAACCTGTTCCTCGCGGTGTCCAAGGACCTGACCCTTCGTGGGTTTCGCGGGAGCAGCAACCTGCATCTCATGGGGCAGATGCGGCGCCGGATGACCGAGTGGCTTCGCAGCGGCGAGCTGGATTATCGCGAGACGGTTTTCGCGGGTCTGGAGTCGGCTCCGCATGCGCTGACGGAGATGATCGCCGGCCGAACGGCTGGAAAGACGCTCGTCAGCCTCGGCTGA
- a CDS encoding SDR family oxidoreductase, with protein sequence MIVNYHSDAVAAKDAVAAVERAGGQATAVQADVRDATQLSSLVKTAVTEYGGLDVLVSNTGMARPTTLAEATDEDLELHFAINTRPVFRALKEAVLHLRHGGRVVVISSGATVVAHPGAGLYAASKAAAEQLARAAAHELGPRGITVNSVLPGATRTDALQAQMPADVAASIRSQTPLGRLGEPADIAAVVAFLVSDEGAWVNGQSIHASGGLF encoded by the coding sequence GTGATCGTCAACTACCACTCGGACGCGGTCGCGGCGAAAGATGCCGTGGCCGCCGTCGAGCGTGCGGGCGGACAGGCCACCGCAGTGCAAGCCGATGTGCGCGACGCAACGCAACTGAGCTCTCTGGTCAAGACGGCCGTTACGGAGTACGGCGGGCTGGATGTCCTCGTCAGCAACACCGGGATGGCGCGCCCCACAACCCTGGCGGAAGCCACGGACGAGGACTTGGAACTGCACTTCGCCATCAACACCCGGCCCGTCTTCAGAGCCCTGAAGGAGGCCGTACTCCACTTGCGCCACGGTGGGCGGGTCGTCGTGATCTCCAGCGGTGCGACCGTCGTGGCGCATCCTGGCGCGGGCCTCTACGCCGCGAGTAAAGCGGCAGCTGAGCAACTGGCCCGGGCGGCGGCACACGAGCTCGGACCGCGCGGAATCACGGTGAACAGCGTGTTGCCCGGAGCTACCCGCACCGATGCCCTGCAAGCTCAGATGCCGGCTGACGTGGCCGCATCCATCCGTAGCCAGACGCCCCTCGGCCGCCTGGGCGAGCCGGCCGACATCGCAGCGGTGGTCGCGTTCCTGGTCTCGGACGAAGGCGCATGGGTCAACGGCCAGAGCATCCACGCAAGCGGTGGCCTCTTCTGA
- a CDS encoding MarR family winged helix-turn-helix transcriptional regulator encodes MTSHALAAAVTALHREAAALYALIGREFGLTTQQAQLLCVLTSDRPSFSELATTLGCDRTNVTGMIDRLERRGLLTRERDSEDRRVNRVAATQEGEQLIVRLRERFAESVADRFSRLTPEEHDRLAALATALTPGTAPNSKR; translated from the coding sequence ATGACCTCGCATGCCCTTGCTGCCGCCGTAACTGCGCTGCACCGCGAGGCCGCCGCCCTCTACGCGCTCATCGGGCGCGAGTTCGGCCTGACCACTCAGCAGGCCCAGCTGCTGTGCGTCCTGACGTCCGATCGGCCGTCCTTCAGTGAACTGGCCACCACTCTCGGCTGCGACAGGACCAATGTCACCGGCATGATCGACCGGCTGGAGAGGCGGGGGCTGCTGACGAGAGAGCGCGACAGCGAGGACCGCAGGGTGAATCGCGTAGCGGCCACCCAGGAGGGCGAACAGCTGATTGTGCGCCTGCGGGAGCGCTTCGCCGAATCGGTCGCCGACCGGTTCAGCCGTCTCACACCCGAGGAGCATGACCGCCTCGCCGCCCTGGCAACCGCACTCACCCCCGGAACAGCGCCGAACTCGAAACGCTGA
- a CDS encoding FAD-dependent oxidoreductase, whose protein sequence is MTASPLPLAAAPLVIGSSTLRNRLVATAHASGFIRDGLPVGGDAEYWGRLAAGGAALLVCGGTTVAPESAPRQGNILQLHRPEAVGPLRERVEAMHAEGAVAVCQLVHLGRETLGAQSYYAPVAPSAVRSPREPTAPRALVGSEIDEVVEAFRVSSAHALEAGFDGIELHAAHGYLLEQFLSPRTNPRGDGLEVLERVIAAIRGMSADALLGIRFSVDASEDVALTPDELAALLPTVDPLVDYVNVTVGVRATYVRDMATERPPVLDDLARLRPLVTRPLVASHAFRTAASIGDALAAGADLVGMARALIADPDLPHKVLTGRATEVRPCVACNEDCRTFDPVLLCVVNPDLAPHGEPRRPAAPLVGAWDPARATGERVAVVGAGPAGLECALSLAHAGVADVVLYEAADRLGGQLATAALAPHRAGWAALLGFYERGLSAASVDVRLGQTAEPGAELEGFDAVVLATGAVETSPLLEAGAMTSSVALARGVPSLAGAAHVVVADDGFGWWPGCDVAELAVAAGVPRITFVTPGTAFAGAIPPESRVQLLERLFGTCELEILPLCTATGISPDGVTVAHRTSGGTTTVPADRVVVVGERRPRGALDCAVPLVLTVGDAVVPRRVAHAIAEGREAAVRIATAVRHRMPHRRA, encoded by the coding sequence ATGACCGCCTCACCTCTTCCCTTGGCCGCCGCGCCGCTGGTCATCGGCTCGTCGACGCTGCGGAACCGGCTGGTCGCCACGGCTCACGCCAGCGGTTTCATACGGGACGGACTGCCGGTTGGCGGCGACGCCGAGTACTGGGGCCGTCTGGCGGCCGGTGGGGCGGCGTTGCTGGTCTGCGGCGGTACGACGGTCGCGCCGGAGTCCGCGCCGCGGCAGGGAAACATCCTTCAGCTCCACCGTCCGGAGGCGGTAGGTCCGCTGCGGGAGCGGGTGGAGGCCATGCACGCCGAAGGCGCTGTCGCCGTCTGCCAGCTTGTTCATCTTGGCCGGGAGACGCTCGGCGCGCAGTCGTACTACGCCCCGGTCGCTCCCTCGGCCGTGCGCTCTCCCCGTGAGCCGACGGCGCCGCGTGCTCTGGTCGGCAGCGAGATCGACGAGGTGGTGGAGGCGTTCCGGGTATCGTCCGCCCACGCCTTGGAGGCGGGGTTCGACGGCATCGAATTGCACGCCGCGCACGGCTATCTGCTGGAGCAGTTCCTCTCGCCGCGCACGAACCCGCGCGGTGACGGGCTCGAGGTACTGGAGCGGGTGATCGCCGCGATTCGCGGGATGTCGGCGGACGCGTTGCTGGGCATCCGTTTCAGCGTCGACGCCTCGGAGGACGTGGCGCTGACGCCGGACGAGCTTGCTGCGCTGCTGCCGACCGTGGATCCGCTGGTCGACTACGTCAACGTCACCGTCGGGGTGCGGGCCACGTACGTCCGTGACATGGCCACCGAACGCCCTCCGGTCCTGGACGATCTGGCGCGTCTGCGGCCACTTGTCACCCGGCCGCTCGTGGCGTCCCATGCCTTCCGCACCGCGGCCTCGATCGGCGACGCCCTGGCGGCCGGAGCCGACCTGGTGGGGATGGCGCGCGCACTCATCGCCGACCCGGACCTGCCGCACAAGGTGCTCACGGGACGTGCGACGGAGGTCCGGCCCTGCGTGGCCTGCAACGAGGACTGCCGGACGTTCGACCCAGTGCTGCTGTGCGTGGTCAACCCGGACCTCGCGCCGCACGGCGAACCGCGTCGGCCTGCCGCACCGCTGGTGGGCGCGTGGGATCCGGCACGCGCCACCGGAGAGCGCGTCGCCGTCGTGGGGGCGGGACCCGCGGGCCTGGAGTGCGCGCTGAGTCTCGCCCACGCCGGGGTGGCGGACGTCGTCCTCTACGAAGCCGCCGACCGGCTGGGCGGACAGCTCGCCACGGCGGCTCTGGCGCCCCACCGCGCCGGTTGGGCCGCGCTGCTCGGCTTCTACGAACGGGGGCTGTCCGCCGCGAGTGTCGACGTACGTCTGGGGCAGACCGCGGAGCCGGGCGCCGAACTCGAAGGATTCGACGCCGTGGTGCTGGCCACGGGCGCGGTGGAGACATCGCCGCTGCTGGAAGCCGGTGCCATGACCTCGTCGGTCGCGCTGGCGCGGGGAGTTCCGTCGCTGGCCGGTGCCGCGCATGTGGTCGTGGCCGACGACGGGTTCGGCTGGTGGCCGGGGTGCGATGTCGCAGAACTGGCCGTAGCCGCAGGAGTTCCCCGCATCACATTCGTCACGCCGGGAACGGCCTTCGCCGGGGCGATCCCGCCCGAGAGCCGCGTCCAGTTGCTGGAACGTCTGTTCGGCACCTGCGAACTTGAGATCCTGCCGCTGTGCACGGCGACCGGCATCAGCCCCGACGGCGTCACCGTCGCCCACCGCACCTCCGGAGGGACCACCACCGTGCCCGCGGACCGGGTCGTCGTGGTGGGGGAGCGCCGTCCGCGCGGCGCCCTGGACTGCGCCGTCCCCCTGGTGCTGACGGTTGGCGACGCCGTGGTTCCGCGACGTGTGGCGCACGCGATCGCCGAGGGGCGGGAGGCGGCCGTCAGAATCGCCACCGCTGTACGACACCGTATGCCGCACAGACGCGCTTGA